From one Variovorax sp. PBL-H6 genomic stretch:
- a CDS encoding DUF2970 domain-containing protein → MIMAEIPPPKKGSLWRTVKAVAWGFFGVRKNSDYQEDIAKLTPLHIVAVGLVAAVLFVVGLILLVKFVVAP, encoded by the coding sequence ATGATCATGGCCGAGATACCGCCGCCCAAGAAAGGCTCCCTGTGGCGCACCGTCAAGGCAGTGGCCTGGGGTTTCTTCGGGGTGCGCAAGAACAGCGACTACCAGGAAGACATCGCCAAGCTCACGCCGCTGCACATCGTGGCCGTCGGGTTGGTGGCGGCGGTGCTCTTCGTCGTCGGGCTCATCCTGCTGGTGAAGTTTGTCGTTGCGCCCTGA
- a CDS encoding cytochrome c oxidase assembly protein, whose translation MSIGQRIRRENVRMVGKLAVVAAGMFAFGYALVPLYRAICEMTGINILALSELEVPGGASGGKNVRLPDNTQVDTSRTITVEFDANVRGLWDFKPAQRSMEVHPGQLNTVMYEFQNVQNRRMAAQAIPSYAPQQAAPYFNKLECFCFNQYTLDAGEKKQWPVAFVIDPKISKDVKTITLSYTFFEVGGKTPPAPVAANSAAPAAEPRS comes from the coding sequence ATGAGCATCGGTCAACGTATCCGCCGCGAGAACGTCCGCATGGTCGGCAAGCTGGCTGTGGTCGCGGCCGGCATGTTCGCGTTCGGCTATGCACTGGTGCCGCTGTATCGCGCCATCTGCGAGATGACCGGCATCAACATCCTTGCGCTCTCCGAGCTCGAGGTGCCGGGCGGTGCCAGCGGCGGCAAGAACGTGCGCCTTCCCGACAACACGCAGGTCGACACCAGCCGCACCATCACTGTCGAGTTCGATGCCAATGTGCGTGGCCTCTGGGACTTCAAGCCGGCTCAGCGGTCGATGGAAGTCCATCCCGGCCAGCTCAACACGGTGATGTACGAATTCCAGAACGTGCAGAACCGGCGCATGGCTGCCCAGGCCATTCCCAGCTACGCGCCGCAGCAGGCCGCTCCCTACTTCAACAAGCTCGAGTGCTTCTGCTTCAATCAGTACACGCTCGATGCGGGGGAGAAGAAGCAGTGGCCGGTTGCCTTCGTGATCGACCCGAAGATCTCGAAGGACGTGAAGACGATCACGCTGTCGTACACCTTCTTCGAGGTCGGTGGCAAGACGCCGCCGGCGCCCGTGGCGGCCAACAGTGCCGCGCCGGCCGCGGAACCGCGTTCATGA
- a CDS encoding cytochrome oxidase small assembly protein — MTTPEQKRNNRRMGLTLASIAVLFFIGFIVRMVWIGH; from the coding sequence ATGACGACGCCTGAACAGAAGAGGAACAACCGGCGCATGGGGCTCACGCTGGCCTCCATCGCGGTGCTGTTCTTCATCGGCTTCATCGTCCGCATGGTCTGGATCGGCCACTGA
- the ctaD gene encoding cytochrome c oxidase subunit I has product MSAVIDPHGHAHGHGDHAHDEHHAAPTGWRRWVFATNHKDIGTLYLLFSFTMLMVGGVLALLIRAELFQPGLQVVNPELFNQFTTMHGLIMVFGAIMPAFVGFANWMVPLQIGASDMAFARMNNFSFWLLIPAALMLVGSFFMPGGAPAAGWTLYAPLTLQMGPSMDAGIFAMHIMGASSIMGSINIIVTILNMRAPGMTLMKMPMFCWTWLITAYLLIAVMPVLAGAITMTLTDRHFGTSFFSPAGGGDPVMYQHIFWFFGHPEVYIMILPAFGIISQVVPAFSRKRLFGYASMVYATSSIAILSFIVWAHHMFTTGMPVTGQLFFMYATMLIAVPTAVKIFNWIATMWQGSMTFETPMLFAVGFIFVFTMGGFTGLILAIAPIDTQLQDTYYVVAHFHYVLVAGSLFGMFSGFYYWVPKWTGVMYDETRGKIHFWWSLISFNITFFPMHFLGLAGMPRRYADYPMQFADFNAVASVGAFAFGLAQVYFFLFVVLPTMMGKGEKAPQKPWEAAEGLEWEVPSPAPFHTFENPPKLDATASKVIG; this is encoded by the coding sequence ATGAGCGCAGTCATCGACCCCCACGGCCACGCACACGGCCACGGCGACCATGCCCACGACGAACATCACGCCGCCCCCACCGGCTGGCGCCGCTGGGTGTTCGCCACCAACCACAAGGACATCGGGACGTTGTACCTGCTGTTCTCCTTCACCATGCTGATGGTGGGCGGCGTGCTTGCGCTGCTGATCCGCGCCGAGCTGTTCCAGCCCGGCCTGCAGGTCGTGAACCCGGAGCTGTTCAACCAGTTCACCACCATGCATGGCCTGATCATGGTGTTCGGCGCGATCATGCCGGCCTTCGTGGGCTTTGCGAACTGGATGGTTCCGCTGCAGATCGGCGCCTCCGACATGGCCTTTGCGCGGATGAACAATTTCAGCTTCTGGCTGCTGATCCCGGCGGCCCTGATGCTGGTGGGCTCGTTCTTCATGCCCGGCGGTGCGCCCGCTGCGGGCTGGACGCTCTACGCACCGCTCACGCTGCAGATGGGTCCCTCGATGGACGCCGGCATTTTCGCGATGCACATCATGGGCGCCTCGTCCATCATGGGCTCGATCAACATCATCGTGACCATCCTCAACATGCGCGCGCCCGGCATGACGCTGATGAAGATGCCGATGTTCTGCTGGACCTGGCTCATCACCGCCTACCTGCTGATTGCCGTCATGCCCGTGCTCGCCGGCGCCATCACCATGACGCTGACGGATCGTCACTTCGGCACCAGCTTCTTCAGCCCCGCCGGTGGCGGCGACCCGGTGATGTACCAGCACATCTTCTGGTTCTTCGGCCACCCCGAGGTCTACATCATGATCCTGCCGGCCTTCGGCATCATCAGCCAGGTCGTGCCGGCCTTCTCGCGCAAGCGCCTGTTCGGGTACGCATCGATGGTGTATGCGACCTCCTCGATCGCGATCCTGTCCTTCATCGTGTGGGCGCACCACATGTTCACCACCGGCATGCCGGTGACGGGGCAGCTTTTCTTCATGTACGCGACCATGCTGATCGCGGTGCCGACCGCGGTGAAGATCTTCAACTGGATCGCCACCATGTGGCAGGGCTCGATGACCTTCGAAACCCCGATGCTCTTCGCGGTGGGGTTCATTTTCGTGTTCACCATGGGCGGCTTCACCGGCCTGATCCTGGCGATCGCGCCGATCGACACCCAACTGCAGGACACTTACTACGTCGTCGCGCACTTCCACTACGTGCTGGTGGCGGGCTCGCTCTTTGGCATGTTCTCCGGCTTCTATTACTGGGTGCCCAAGTGGACCGGCGTGATGTACGACGAGACGCGCGGCAAGATCCACTTCTGGTGGTCGCTGATCTCCTTCAACATCACCTTCTTCCCGATGCACTTCCTGGGCCTCGCCGGCATGCCACGCCGCTATGCCGACTACCCGATGCAGTTCGCCGACTTCAATGCGGTGGCCTCGGTCGGCGCATTCGCCTTCGGCCTGGCGCAGGTCTATTTCTTCCTCTTCGTCGTGCTGCCCACGATGATGGGCAAGGGCGAGAAGGCCCCGCAGAAGCCCTGGGAAGCGGCCGAGGGCCTGGAGTGGGAAGTGCCATCGCCGGCGCCGTTCCACACCTTCGAGAATCCGCCCAAGCTTGACGCCACCGCCAGCAAGGTGATCGGCTGA
- the coxB gene encoding cytochrome c oxidase subunit II, whose translation MKSNWCNKNWPANLLLAAGAMWGGAAHAVNDLAGGPSVRQLNLPVGVTKISEEQHFLHTVMLVLCTVIFIAVFAVMFYSIWKHRKSVGHKAANFHESVVVEVIWTIVPFIIVILMALPATKVLVAQKDTTNADLTIKTTGYQWKWGYDYIKGEGEGLAFISTLDSSHRALSDAGAKGDVPDDYLLKVDNPMVVPVDTKVRVITTANDVIHAFAVPQLGVKQDAIPGFVRDTWFRAEKVGDYYGQCQELCGKEHAYMPIHVKVVSKGDYTAWVDAKRKEAAAKQDDPGKVWTLPEILARGEKVYAANCAACHQANGKGAGPIKPLDGSAVVLDADHNKQIHVVLNGQNNGAMPSWKQLSDTDIAAVVSFTKNSWSNKTGQLVQPAEVLAQRGK comes from the coding sequence ATGAAGAGCAATTGGTGCAACAAGAACTGGCCAGCGAATCTGCTGCTGGCGGCCGGCGCAATGTGGGGCGGCGCGGCGCATGCAGTGAACGATCTTGCCGGCGGTCCGTCGGTGCGCCAGCTGAACTTGCCGGTGGGCGTCACCAAGATCTCGGAAGAGCAGCACTTCCTGCACACCGTGATGCTGGTGCTGTGCACGGTGATCTTCATCGCCGTCTTCGCGGTCATGTTCTATTCGATCTGGAAGCATCGCAAGTCGGTAGGCCACAAGGCGGCCAACTTCCATGAGTCTGTCGTCGTCGAGGTCATCTGGACCATCGTGCCCTTCATCATCGTGATCCTGATGGCGCTGCCGGCCACCAAGGTGCTGGTGGCCCAGAAGGACACCACCAATGCCGATCTCACGATCAAGACCACGGGCTATCAGTGGAAGTGGGGCTACGACTACATCAAGGGCGAAGGCGAGGGCCTCGCCTTCATCTCTACGCTGGACAGCTCGCACCGCGCTTTGTCGGACGCTGGCGCCAAGGGCGACGTGCCCGACGACTACCTGTTGAAGGTCGACAACCCGATGGTGGTGCCGGTCGACACCAAGGTTCGCGTCATCACCACCGCCAATGACGTGATCCATGCCTTCGCCGTGCCGCAACTGGGCGTCAAGCAGGATGCCATCCCCGGCTTCGTGCGCGACACGTGGTTCCGCGCCGAGAAGGTGGGCGACTACTACGGCCAGTGCCAGGAGCTCTGCGGCAAGGAGCACGCCTACATGCCGATCCACGTGAAGGTGGTGTCCAAGGGCGACTACACCGCGTGGGTCGATGCCAAGCGCAAGGAGGCCGCCGCCAAGCAGGACGACCCCGGGAAGGTCTGGACCCTGCCCGAGATCCTGGCACGCGGCGAGAAGGTCTATGCGGCCAACTGCGCGGCCTGCCACCAGGCGAACGGCAAGGGCGCGGGCCCGATCAAGCCGCTGGACGGCTCCGCGGTCGTGCTCGACGCCGATCACAACAAGCAGATCCACGTGGTTCTGAACGGACAGAACAACGGCGCCATGCCGTCCTGGAAGCAGCTGAGCGACACCGACATCGCCGCCGTGGTGAGCTTCACCAAGAACAGCTGGTCGAACAAGACGGGTCAGCTGGTGCAGCCGGCCGAGGTGCTGGCGCAGCGCGGCAAGTAA
- a CDS encoding DUF2244 domain-containing protein, which yields MSNSVFRFATVSGQNIHWFLKRNCSITPSQLGWLYASLCAISLGIGTIFWVHGAPLVLPFAWLELGAVGFAFLLYARHAADGERIALQGGRLVVELENGGHYERTEFLPHQVRVEPQLGDRSLIEVSGQGRSVKVGRYVRPELRAALAREIRMALRGA from the coding sequence GTGTCGAATTCCGTGTTTCGTTTTGCCACCGTCTCAGGCCAGAACATCCACTGGTTCCTGAAGCGCAACTGCTCAATAACGCCGAGCCAGCTCGGCTGGCTCTACGCGTCCTTGTGCGCGATCTCGCTGGGCATCGGAACCATCTTCTGGGTGCATGGCGCGCCGTTGGTGCTCCCCTTCGCCTGGCTCGAGCTGGGCGCGGTCGGCTTCGCTTTTCTGCTGTATGCGCGCCACGCCGCCGACGGCGAGCGCATTGCGCTGCAGGGCGGCCGGCTGGTGGTCGAGCTCGAGAATGGCGGGCACTACGAGCGCACTGAATTCCTGCCGCACCAGGTGCGGGTCGAACCTCAGCTCGGCGACCGCTCGCTGATCGAGGTCTCTGGGCAAGGTCGTTCGGTCAAGGTGGGGCGCTATGTGCGTCCGGAGCTGCGCGCGGCGCTGGCGCGCGAAATTCGCATGGCATTGCGTGGCGCCTGA
- a CDS encoding class I SAM-dependent methyltransferase, producing the protein MDTPSPQRPPTIDAMAAARWGRLAPAGGSPWLHEEIGRRMEDRLQWIKTQPRHWADWSPLRGGLEAHALLAHRYRDAAAFVIEPEPALLAPTRAALAAPWWSARRWQGSQPSFDAPPEGGVDLLWANMALHMAADPQALIARWHRLVATDGFLMFSCFGPDTMRELRVLHERQGWPPASHEFTDMHDWGDMLVHAGFAEPVMDMERIVLTWPSAEAALAELRTLGRNLHRARFPGLRGRTWHRALRRALPDVALSAEGAGRIALTFEIIYGHAFKPAPRVALAAESAVSLREMRSMLQRGRPGA; encoded by the coding sequence ATGGACACCCCTTCCCCACAGCGCCCGCCGACCATCGATGCCATGGCCGCCGCACGCTGGGGGCGCCTCGCGCCGGCCGGCGGTTCGCCGTGGCTGCACGAGGAGATCGGCCGCCGCATGGAAGACAGGCTCCAGTGGATCAAGACGCAGCCGCGCCACTGGGCCGACTGGTCTCCGCTGCGCGGGGGACTCGAGGCGCATGCGCTGCTCGCGCACCGCTACCGTGACGCCGCCGCCTTCGTGATCGAGCCGGAGCCGGCGCTGCTCGCGCCCACCCGTGCGGCGCTTGCCGCGCCCTGGTGGAGCGCGCGGCGCTGGCAGGGCAGCCAGCCGAGCTTCGACGCGCCGCCGGAGGGGGGCGTGGACCTGCTCTGGGCCAACATGGCGCTGCACATGGCGGCCGATCCGCAAGCGCTCATCGCCCGCTGGCATCGCCTTGTGGCGACCGATGGCTTCCTGATGTTCTCCTGCTTCGGCCCCGATACCATGCGCGAGTTGCGTGTGCTGCACGAACGCCAGGGCTGGCCACCTGCAAGCCACGAATTCACCGACATGCACGACTGGGGCGACATGCTGGTCCACGCCGGATTCGCGGAGCCGGTGATGGACATGGAGCGCATCGTCCTCACCTGGCCCAGCGCCGAGGCGGCGTTGGCCGAACTGCGCACGCTGGGACGCAATCTCCATCGAGCGCGCTTTCCCGGACTGCGGGGCCGGACCTGGCATCGTGCGCTGCGCCGTGCGCTGCCCGACGTGGCCTTGTCCGCGGAGGGCGCGGGGCGGATCGCCCTGACCTTCGAGATCATCTATGGCCATGCCTTCAAGCCCGCGCCAAGGGTGGCACTGGCGGCCGAAAGCGCTGTGTCGCTGCGCGAAATGCGTTCGATGCTCCAGCGAGGCCGTCCGGGCGCATGA
- a CDS encoding ComF family protein, whose protein sequence is MSNPWREGASLLFSLLEHVPSQCAVCRAWPSRPVCDACVTRFAPPASRCVSCALPVPQGVVRCGECLAHPPPLDACLAACAYAWPWPDCIAQFKFQGRAGWAAPLATLLRSAPWVEPALEQADLVLPMPLAKSRLRERGFNQAHELARRLAPRKTDPALLLRTRETPPQSGLARAERLRNLRGAFALEPLRAEAVRGRRVVLVDDVMTSGASLFSAAQVLRTGGAAHVTAIVLARTDPPS, encoded by the coding sequence ATGTCCAACCCGTGGCGCGAAGGCGCTTCCCTGCTCTTCTCCCTGCTCGAGCACGTGCCGAGCCAGTGCGCGGTGTGCCGCGCCTGGCCCTCGCGTCCGGTGTGCGACGCGTGCGTGACGCGCTTTGCCCCGCCCGCCTCCCGCTGCGTCAGCTGCGCACTGCCAGTGCCCCAGGGAGTGGTCCGTTGCGGCGAGTGCCTCGCCCATCCGCCCCCACTGGACGCCTGCCTGGCAGCCTGCGCCTATGCCTGGCCCTGGCCCGACTGCATCGCGCAATTCAAGTTCCAGGGCCGCGCAGGCTGGGCCGCACCGCTCGCCACCCTGCTGCGAAGTGCGCCCTGGGTCGAACCGGCACTGGAGCAGGCCGACCTGGTGCTACCGATGCCACTGGCGAAAAGCCGGCTGCGCGAGCGCGGCTTCAACCAGGCGCACGAGCTGGCGCGCCGCCTTGCCCCGCGGAAGACCGATCCTGCCTTGCTGCTGCGTACCCGGGAAACGCCGCCCCAGAGCGGCCTCGCACGCGCCGAGCGGTTGCGCAATCTTCGCGGCGCCTTCGCGCTCGAGCCGCTGCGCGCAGAGGCCGTGCGCGGACGGCGCGTCGTGCTGGTGGACGATGTGATGACCAGCGGCGCATCGCTGTTCTCGGCGGCGCAGGTGCTGCGCACAGGCGGGGCCGCGCACGTGACCGCGATCGTACTGGCAAGGACCGATCCGCCGTCTTGA
- a CDS encoding tRNA (cytidine(34)-2'-O)-methyltransferase — protein sequence MFHIVLVEPEIPPNTGNVIRLAANTGCTLHLVEPLGFSMDDRLLRRAGLDYHEYAEVRRHAGWEALLAAERPAPERLFALTTRGTRTVHETAFCPGDWLVFGSETRGLGPELRERFPPPQRLRLPMREGQRSLNLSNAVAVTVFEAWRQNGFA from the coding sequence ATGTTCCACATCGTTCTGGTCGAACCCGAAATACCGCCCAACACCGGCAACGTGATCCGGCTGGCCGCCAACACCGGCTGCACCCTGCACCTGGTCGAGCCGCTGGGTTTCTCGATGGATGACCGGCTGCTGCGGCGCGCCGGACTGGACTACCACGAGTACGCCGAGGTTCGCCGCCATGCTGGCTGGGAGGCGCTGCTGGCGGCCGAGCGCCCTGCGCCCGAGCGCCTGTTCGCGCTCACGACACGGGGCACGCGAACGGTCCACGAAACCGCCTTCTGCCCCGGCGACTGGCTGGTCTTCGGCTCGGAAACGCGCGGCCTCGGGCCGGAACTGCGTGAACGCTTCCCACCGCCGCAGCGCCTGCGCCTGCCGATGCGCGAAGGCCAGCGCAGCCTGAACCTGTCGAACGCGGTGGCAGTGACGGTGTTCGAGGCCTGGCGCCAGAACGGCTTCGCCTGA
- a CDS encoding MaoC family dehydratase has product MKKTFQTLQDLAACVGQEVAVSDWITVTQEQVNQFAEATGDHQWIHVDVERAKAGPFGGPIAHGFLTLSLLPRFYESAFDVVESRMGVNYGLNRVRFMTPVPVGSRLRGRMKLLSCEPIAGEGVQMVWETTIELEGAPKPACVAESVVRRFR; this is encoded by the coding sequence ATGAAGAAGACATTCCAGACCCTTCAGGATCTCGCCGCCTGCGTCGGCCAGGAAGTCGCGGTGAGCGACTGGATCACGGTCACGCAGGAGCAGGTCAACCAGTTCGCGGAGGCGACCGGCGACCATCAATGGATCCACGTCGATGTCGAACGCGCGAAGGCGGGGCCCTTCGGCGGGCCTATCGCGCACGGATTCCTGACGCTGTCGCTGCTGCCGCGTTTCTACGAGTCGGCTTTCGATGTGGTCGAGTCGCGCATGGGCGTCAACTACGGGCTCAACCGCGTGCGCTTCATGACGCCGGTGCCGGTCGGCAGCCGGTTGCGCGGGCGCATGAAGCTCCTGAGCTGTGAGCCGATCGCAGGTGAGGGCGTCCAGATGGTGTGGGAGACCACCATCGAGCTCGAAGGCGCGCCCAAGCCGGCTTGCGTGGCCGAATCGGTGGTTCGCCGCTTCCGCTGA
- a CDS encoding ParA family protein, with product MPVVLVANPKGGVGKTTLATNIAGYFASRGHAVMLGDIDRQQSSRLWLGLRTPAAREIRSWEASEDGTMVRPPRGTTHAVIDTPAGLHGARLKEVVPMADKVLVPLQPSIFDIYATREFLDKLLAHRHLGKTQVGVVGMRVDGRTLAAERLREFVAGLGVPVLGELRDTQNYVQAAARGLTLFDIAPGRVQRDLEQWEPIRQWLET from the coding sequence ATGCCGGTGGTCCTGGTCGCCAATCCCAAGGGTGGGGTCGGCAAAACCACGCTCGCAACCAACATTGCCGGCTATTTCGCGAGCCGCGGCCATGCGGTGATGCTGGGCGACATCGACCGGCAGCAGTCCTCCCGGCTATGGCTGGGCCTGCGCACGCCGGCGGCGCGCGAGATCAGGAGCTGGGAGGCTTCGGAGGACGGCACGATGGTGCGGCCTCCTCGCGGCACCACCCATGCGGTGATCGACACGCCGGCAGGCCTGCACGGCGCCCGGCTCAAGGAGGTGGTGCCGATGGCCGACAAGGTGCTGGTGCCGCTGCAGCCCAGCATCTTCGACATCTATGCCACGCGGGAATTCCTGGACAAGCTGCTGGCGCACCGGCACCTGGGCAAGACGCAGGTGGGGGTGGTCGGCATGCGTGTCGACGGCCGCACCCTGGCGGCCGAGCGCCTGCGCGAGTTCGTCGCCGGGCTGGGCGTGCCGGTGCTGGGCGAGCTGCGCGACACGCAGAACTACGTGCAGGCGGCAGCGCGCGGTCTCACGCTCTTCGACATCGCGCCGGGACGGGTGCAGCGCGACCTGGAGCAGTGGGAGCCTATCCGGCAATGGCTGGAGACTTAG
- the kefF gene encoding glutathione-regulated potassium-efflux system oxidoreductase KefF, which yields MTTTTSGPRRSAGGIYLLAAHPHWRDSRVNRQLLQAARSVPGVEVNDLYSTYPDFAIDVQAEQARLARAKLLVLLHPIQWYSMPPLQKLWLDEVLSYGWAYGGGGMALQGKDCWLAATTGGPERSYHPQSYNRYFFDAFLPPYEQTAALCGMRFLPPLLFHGARSASPETLAAHIDVFSQRLSSYPDWPEMEDIPECAACEVPATDRPLEHEEA from the coding sequence ATGACCACGACAACATCAGGCCCACGGCGTTCAGCGGGCGGCATCTACCTGCTCGCCGCCCATCCCCATTGGCGCGATTCGCGCGTCAACCGGCAATTGCTGCAGGCCGCCCGCAGCGTGCCGGGCGTCGAAGTCAACGACCTGTATTCCACCTACCCCGACTTCGCCATCGACGTCCAGGCCGAGCAGGCCCGCCTGGCGCGCGCCAAGCTGCTGGTGCTGCTGCACCCCATCCAGTGGTATTCGATGCCGCCCCTGCAGAAGCTGTGGCTCGACGAGGTGCTGAGCTACGGCTGGGCCTATGGCGGCGGCGGCATGGCGCTGCAGGGCAAGGACTGCTGGCTGGCGGCCACCACCGGCGGCCCCGAGCGCAGCTACCACCCGCAGAGCTACAACCGCTACTTCTTCGACGCCTTCCTGCCGCCCTACGAGCAGACCGCCGCCCTCTGCGGCATGCGCTTCCTGCCGCCACTGCTCTTCCACGGCGCGCGCAGCGCCAGCCCCGAGACGCTGGCGGCGCACATCGATGTGTTCAGTCAGCGCCTCTCGAGCTATCCAGACTGGCCGGAGATGGAGGACATCCCCGAATGCGCCGCCTGCGAAGTCCCGGCCACAGACCGGCCGCTGGAACACGAGGAGGCCTGA
- the kefC gene encoding glutathione-regulated potassium-efflux system protein KefC codes for MEHAPAWLVNSLIYLGAAVLVVPLSKALGLGSIIGYLAAGIVIGPWGLGLVTNVADILHFAEFGVVLMLFLVGLELEPKRLWSLRRPIFGWGAAQVAACAAVLFLAGWAGGASWRVALVAAMGLALSSTAIALQVLGERNLLPTPSGQAGFSILLFQDVAAIPILALLPLLAVGSETAPALTGAERALEGLKIFAVVGGIVLGGRLVLRPLLRWIARSDTPEIFTAASLLLVVAIAALMQFVGLSMALGAFLAGVLLAESEYRRELETDIEPFKGLLLGLFFIAVGMSIDFGVLLARPGLMALVVVGFMVLKAIAIFTLAKLMKLPYQQRPVFTLLLAQGGEFAFVVFQAAGPQVLPPGVASFLIGAVALSMLLSPLLLVALDKWVLPRYSNGAPVTMQEISEQQDAKVLICGFGRYGQILGRMLSAQGLKLTVLDHDPDTIESLREFGFRVFYGDATRLDLLRTAGAGTAKVLVVAVDGVEQSLAIVDMAREHFPNARIIARARNVGHLYQLMDRKVEFIERELFESSLRSARSVLEGLGWPAYEAREAAMRFRRRNIQLMHELYPHYKDRAKLIAASKEGRQQFQEQIAREREEHKQRSGQDWNLATEEHESVS; via the coding sequence ATGGAACACGCACCGGCCTGGCTCGTCAATTCGCTCATCTACCTGGGCGCCGCCGTGCTGGTGGTGCCGTTGTCCAAGGCGCTGGGCCTCGGCTCCATCATCGGCTACCTCGCTGCAGGCATCGTCATCGGTCCCTGGGGCCTCGGCCTGGTGACCAACGTGGCGGACATCCTGCATTTCGCCGAGTTCGGCGTGGTGCTGATGCTGTTCCTGGTCGGGCTCGAGCTGGAGCCGAAGCGCCTGTGGAGCCTGCGCCGGCCGATCTTCGGCTGGGGCGCCGCGCAGGTCGCCGCCTGCGCGGCCGTGCTCTTCCTGGCCGGCTGGGCGGGCGGCGCGAGCTGGCGCGTGGCCCTGGTCGCCGCGATGGGCCTGGCGCTGTCCTCGACCGCCATCGCGCTGCAGGTGCTGGGCGAACGCAACCTGCTGCCGACGCCGAGCGGGCAGGCCGGCTTCTCGATCCTGCTGTTCCAGGACGTGGCGGCGATCCCGATCCTCGCGCTGCTGCCCCTGCTTGCGGTGGGCTCGGAGACCGCGCCGGCCCTCACCGGCGCCGAACGCGCGCTCGAGGGGCTGAAGATCTTCGCGGTTGTCGGCGGCATCGTGCTGGGCGGCCGGCTGGTGCTGCGCCCGCTGCTGCGCTGGATCGCTCGCAGCGACACGCCCGAGATCTTCACCGCCGCCTCGCTGCTGCTGGTCGTGGCCATCGCCGCTCTGATGCAGTTCGTCGGCCTGTCGATGGCGCTGGGCGCCTTCCTCGCCGGCGTGCTGCTGGCCGAGAGCGAGTACCGGCGCGAGCTGGAAACCGACATCGAGCCCTTCAAGGGCCTGCTGCTGGGCCTCTTCTTCATCGCGGTCGGCATGAGCATCGACTTCGGCGTGCTGCTGGCCCGGCCGGGGCTGATGGCATTGGTCGTGGTCGGCTTCATGGTGCTGAAGGCGATCGCGATCTTCACGCTGGCGAAGCTGATGAAGCTGCCCTATCAGCAGCGGCCGGTGTTCACGCTGCTGCTGGCGCAGGGCGGCGAATTCGCCTTCGTCGTGTTCCAGGCGGCCGGGCCGCAGGTGCTGCCGCCAGGTGTCGCATCGTTCCTGATCGGTGCCGTGGCGTTGTCGATGCTGCTGTCGCCGCTGCTGCTGGTGGCGCTGGACAAGTGGGTGCTGCCGCGCTACAGCAATGGAGCGCCCGTCACGATGCAAGAGATCTCCGAGCAGCAGGACGCCAAGGTGCTGATCTGCGGCTTCGGCCGCTACGGCCAGATCCTGGGGCGCATGCTCAGCGCGCAGGGCTTGAAACTCACCGTGCTCGACCACGACCCCGACACCATCGAAAGCCTGCGCGAGTTCGGCTTCCGCGTCTTCTACGGCGACGCCACGCGGCTGGATCTGCTGCGCACCGCCGGCGCCGGCACGGCCAAGGTGCTGGTGGTGGCGGTGGACGGCGTGGAGCAATCGCTCGCCATCGTCGACATGGCGCGCGAGCATTTCCCCAACGCGCGCATCATCGCGCGCGCACGCAACGTGGGCCATCTCTATCAGTTGATGGACCGCAAAGTGGAATTCATCGAGCGCGAGCTCTTCGAATCCTCACTGCGCAGCGCCCGCTCGGTGCTGGAGGGGCTGGGCTGGCCAGCCTACGAGGCCCGCGAGGCAGCCATGCGCTTCCGCCGCCGCAACATCCAGCTCATGCACGAGCTCTACCCGCACTACAAGGACCGCGCCAAGCTGATCGCGGCCTCGAAGGAAGGTCGCCAACAGTTCCAGGAGCAAATCGCGCGCGAGCGCGAGGAACACAAGCAGCGTTCGGGTCAGGACTGGAACCTGGCGACGGAAGAGCACGAATCCGTTTCTTGA